A single region of the Solwaraspora sp. WMMD406 genome encodes:
- a CDS encoding AMP-binding protein — protein MSSRTSYVHTALDLFAEFGDREAIVGDGRRLRYSDVRAEVRGLAAALSRHGVRPGDGVLVALGNPVEAPLVQLALHLLGCRTMWVAPVTSRREVDEFARLARPDALLYDARDPSGMGPDLAAGLPGVPVFCLGPGDGVPDLLAWSADSEVDTAADLPDGPAPESFLQTSGTTGTPKLVHHRESFHAQILALAADFRSAGYPLLRHLSYSPMWLASGQITTLFNLFTGGVLFPRDGWDPQTFIRTVDTERITSTFVTPPMLYEVLDHPALADADFSAMFMFNVGAGPAAPARLRQAIARFGPVLRIVYGLSEAVVVTALPGLTEDPEHPERLCSAGKPYGDVRIEIRAEDGTVLPPGVDGEVWVHTGLRFAGYHGQPDLTARTLVDGWVRTHDIGHLDTDGYLYLVDRLADRILTRRRSWPIYSRPIEDVLAGHPQVRAAAVIGVPDDVAGELPYAYVVPVSGGTVTGAELIDLVTTSLSDTWAPGGVEFVDRLPLNRSAKVDKRALRAWYARAHPSTVEHPVYSIEDQA, from the coding sequence ATGAGCAGTCGGACGAGCTACGTGCACACGGCGTTGGACCTGTTCGCGGAATTCGGCGACCGGGAGGCCATCGTCGGCGACGGTCGGCGGTTGCGCTACAGCGACGTGCGCGCCGAGGTGCGCGGGCTGGCCGCCGCGCTGTCCCGGCACGGCGTACGACCTGGCGACGGGGTGCTGGTCGCGCTCGGCAACCCGGTGGAGGCACCGCTGGTGCAGCTCGCCCTGCACCTGCTGGGCTGCCGCACGATGTGGGTCGCCCCGGTCACGTCACGCCGGGAGGTCGACGAGTTCGCCCGGCTGGCCCGCCCGGACGCCCTGCTCTACGACGCGCGGGACCCGAGCGGCATGGGTCCCGACCTGGCCGCCGGCCTGCCAGGCGTCCCGGTGTTCTGCCTCGGCCCGGGCGATGGGGTCCCGGACCTGCTGGCGTGGTCTGCCGACTCCGAGGTCGATACCGCCGCTGACCTGCCGGACGGGCCGGCTCCGGAGTCGTTTCTCCAGACCTCGGGTACCACCGGCACGCCCAAGCTGGTGCACCACCGGGAGAGCTTCCACGCCCAGATCCTGGCTCTGGCCGCAGACTTCCGCTCCGCCGGGTACCCGCTGCTGCGGCATCTGTCGTACTCGCCGATGTGGCTGGCCAGCGGCCAGATCACCACCCTGTTCAACCTGTTCACCGGTGGGGTGTTGTTCCCGCGTGACGGGTGGGACCCGCAGACGTTCATCCGTACCGTCGACACCGAGCGGATCACCTCCACGTTCGTCACCCCGCCGATGCTCTACGAGGTGCTCGATCACCCGGCCCTGGCCGACGCCGACTTCTCCGCCATGTTCATGTTCAACGTCGGTGCCGGGCCGGCCGCGCCCGCCCGGCTACGCCAGGCGATCGCCCGCTTCGGCCCGGTGCTTCGCATCGTGTACGGGTTGAGCGAGGCCGTCGTCGTGACCGCGCTTCCCGGGCTCACCGAGGATCCGGAGCACCCGGAGCGGCTGTGTTCGGCCGGGAAGCCGTACGGCGACGTGCGGATCGAGATCCGCGCCGAGGACGGCACCGTACTGCCACCCGGCGTCGACGGTGAGGTGTGGGTGCACACCGGCCTCCGCTTCGCCGGCTACCACGGCCAGCCGGACCTGACCGCGCGGACGCTGGTCGACGGCTGGGTACGGACCCACGACATCGGGCACCTCGACACCGACGGCTACCTCTATCTGGTCGACCGGCTCGCCGACCGCATCCTGACCCGACGACGGAGCTGGCCGATCTACTCCCGCCCGATCGAGGACGTGCTCGCCGGGCACCCGCAGGTCCGGGCCGCCGCGGTCATCGGGGTACCCGACGACGTGGCCGGGGAACTGCCGTACGCCTATGTGGTGCCGGTCTCCGGCGGGACGGTGACCGGCGCCGAGCTGATCGACCTGGTGACCACCTCGCTCAGCGACACGTGGGCGCCCGGCGGGGTGGAGTTCGTGGACCGGCTGCCGCTGAACCGATCGGCCAAGGTGGACAAGCGGGCGCTGCGCGCCTGGTACGCGCGGGCGCACCCGTCGACCGTCGAGCACCCGGTGTATTCGATCGAGGACCAGGCGTGA
- a CDS encoding SGNH/GDSL hydrolase family protein — translation MSTRKRWHVVAAVAVLLVAGAPAMVASAGPSDTVQRGNTTWAASWATAVTRGNATGLTNTGLNDQSVRMVVRTTVGGHALRVRLSNMYGEQAVLVGRATIARPNTTTPDDLSDIDPATLRELTFGGAASATMNRGAELLSDPLDFPVGDQSDLVLTLHFPVLTGPVTFHGTSRQTSYIGADDLTSAADGAGFTIRPNCCWFFLSGIDVQRRHSPGSVVVFGDSIADGNGSTLNANKRWPDLLADRLIAARPDVRTPGVLNASLAGNRLNHEGPEPGAGGFPGYHELGPNAVARLDEDVFSQTDARTVITHLGINDIWMSDASADAIISSLRQINQQVQARGLRSLVATLTPYEGHGNPGVWTPEKEATRQAVNAYLRGSAEFDGLLDFDAVLRDPTQPSQLLPAYDSGDHIHPNDAGNQAMADAVPLWLLRL, via the coding sequence ATGTCGACCAGGAAGAGATGGCACGTCGTCGCCGCTGTGGCGGTCCTGCTGGTGGCGGGCGCCCCGGCGATGGTCGCGAGCGCCGGCCCTTCGGACACCGTCCAGCGTGGCAACACGACATGGGCGGCCAGCTGGGCTACCGCGGTCACCCGAGGCAACGCGACCGGCCTGACCAACACCGGCCTCAACGACCAGAGTGTACGAATGGTCGTGCGCACCACCGTCGGCGGACACGCGCTCCGGGTGCGGCTCAGCAACATGTACGGTGAGCAGGCAGTTCTGGTCGGGCGCGCGACCATCGCCCGACCGAACACCACCACCCCCGACGATCTGTCCGACATCGATCCGGCGACGCTACGGGAGCTGACCTTCGGCGGCGCGGCCTCGGCGACCATGAACCGGGGCGCCGAACTGCTCAGCGACCCGCTCGACTTCCCGGTCGGCGACCAGTCCGACCTGGTCCTGACACTGCACTTCCCGGTCCTGACCGGCCCGGTGACCTTCCACGGCACGTCCCGGCAGACCAGCTACATCGGTGCCGACGACCTCACCTCGGCCGCTGACGGCGCCGGGTTCACGATCCGCCCGAACTGCTGCTGGTTCTTCCTGTCCGGGATCGACGTGCAGCGTCGGCACAGCCCCGGCTCGGTGGTGGTCTTCGGCGACTCGATCGCCGACGGCAACGGCAGCACCCTCAACGCCAACAAGCGCTGGCCGGACCTGCTCGCCGACCGGCTCATCGCCGCTCGGCCCGACGTACGCACCCCGGGCGTGCTCAACGCCAGCCTGGCCGGCAACCGCCTCAATCACGAAGGCCCGGAGCCGGGCGCCGGTGGCTTCCCCGGGTACCACGAACTCGGCCCGAACGCTGTGGCGCGACTCGACGAGGACGTGTTCTCCCAGACCGACGCGCGCACGGTGATCACCCACCTGGGCATCAACGACATCTGGATGTCGGATGCCTCCGCCGACGCGATCATCTCGTCGCTGCGGCAGATCAACCAGCAGGTGCAGGCGCGCGGCCTGCGCAGCCTGGTGGCGACTCTCACCCCGTACGAGGGGCACGGCAATCCGGGGGTGTGGACGCCGGAGAAGGAGGCCACCCGGCAGGCGGTCAACGCCTACCTGCGCGGCAGCGCCGAGTTCGACGGGCTGCTCGACTTCGACGCCGTGCTGCGCGACCCGACACAGCCCAGCCAGCTGCTGCCCGCCTACGACTCGGGTGACCACATCCACCCGAACGACGCGGGCAACCAGGCGATGGCGGACGCCGTACCGCTGTGGCTGCTCCGTCTGTGA
- a CDS encoding alpha/beta hydrolase encodes MGEHPQVAAYRAARAAAGTPPLYTQTLAQARAADLAAIRAGGGAVEQVHEVRDTHVPGPGGDLLLRIHRPASSGPLPTLVYLFGGGWTLGSVDTADGICRRLANAVPCQVVTVGYRLAPEHPFPAAVHDCHAAVRWIAQHPVEFGTDPERIAVGGDSAGGNLAAAVTLLARETGGPRIAAQVLVYPNTDQTTDPVGDDDPTLFNRRSVAWYRGHYLVDPADAYDPLASPLLAAHLGGLPPALVVTAERDPLREEGERYAHRLREAGVPTTLSRYAGMIHGFFAMPASFDDGRRAQDEVAAFLRDRFGSPPVPPSGARHVDG; translated from the coding sequence GTGGGCGAACATCCGCAGGTAGCGGCCTACCGGGCGGCCCGTGCGGCGGCCGGTACACCACCGTTGTACACCCAGACCCTGGCGCAGGCCCGAGCCGCCGACCTCGCCGCGATCCGCGCCGGCGGCGGCGCGGTCGAACAGGTGCACGAGGTACGCGACACGCACGTCCCCGGTCCCGGTGGTGACCTGTTGCTGCGGATCCACCGTCCGGCGAGCTCCGGACCGCTGCCCACGCTGGTCTACCTCTTCGGCGGCGGCTGGACGTTGGGCAGCGTGGACACCGCCGACGGGATCTGCCGCCGGCTCGCCAACGCCGTACCCTGCCAGGTCGTCACGGTCGGCTACCGGCTCGCCCCGGAACACCCTTTCCCGGCGGCGGTACACGACTGTCACGCCGCCGTGCGGTGGATCGCGCAGCACCCGGTAGAGTTCGGCACCGACCCGGAGCGGATCGCGGTGGGCGGGGACAGCGCCGGTGGCAACCTCGCCGCCGCGGTCACCCTCCTGGCCAGGGAGACCGGCGGCCCCCGGATCGCCGCGCAGGTGCTGGTCTACCCGAACACCGACCAGACCACCGACCCGGTCGGCGACGACGACCCGACGCTGTTCAACCGCCGGTCGGTCGCCTGGTATCGCGGCCACTACCTCGTTGACCCGGCAGACGCCTACGACCCGCTCGCCTCGCCGTTGCTCGCCGCCCACCTGGGCGGTCTCCCCCCGGCGTTGGTGGTCACGGCCGAGCGCGACCCGCTGCGCGAGGAGGGGGAGCGGTACGCCCACCGGCTGCGGGAGGCCGGCGTACCCACCACCCTCAGCCGGTACGCCGGCATGATCCACGGATTCTTCGCCATGCCCGCGTCGTTCGACGACGGCCGGCGGGCACAGGACGAGGTCGCCGCCTTTCTCCGCGACCGATTCGGCTCGCCACCCGTACCGCCGTCCGGCGCAAGGCACGTCGATGGCTGA
- a CDS encoding alpha-hydroxy acid oxidase encodes MAETASPEAPRHVADLPAPASLADFARLAQAVLPAEVWDFVDGGSGAETTLAANRRALDRVAVLPRVLRGVHTPSTGAWLLGATQALPVAVAPMAYQRLLDPDGELALAAASGAAGVPYMASTLSSEPIERIAAAGGAVWFQIYWLRDRGLVADLLDRAHAAGCTALAVTVDVPILGRRLRDVRNAFAIPPHVVAANLPTGRDNLAHAATPGVSAVAAHTGAVFAPALSWTDLDWIRARTALPLVVKGVLDPRDAALAADAGADAVIVSNHGGRQLDGAPASAVVLPEVVEAVGDRCEVLLDSGIRSGTDVLRALALGAHGVLVGRPMLWALAAGGRAGAESALSLLAGEFRDALTLAGCADPAAARELRTVRAD; translated from the coding sequence ATGGCTGAGACCGCGTCGCCGGAGGCACCCCGGCACGTGGCGGACCTGCCCGCGCCGGCCAGCCTGGCTGACTTCGCCCGCCTCGCCCAGGCCGTACTTCCGGCCGAGGTGTGGGACTTCGTCGACGGGGGCAGCGGGGCGGAGACCACCCTCGCGGCGAATCGCCGCGCGTTGGACCGGGTGGCCGTGCTACCCCGGGTGCTGCGCGGGGTCCACACCCCGAGTACGGGTGCGTGGCTGCTCGGTGCCACCCAGGCCCTGCCGGTGGCGGTCGCTCCGATGGCGTACCAGCGGCTGCTGGACCCCGACGGAGAGCTGGCGCTCGCGGCGGCGTCGGGCGCGGCCGGCGTGCCCTACATGGCCAGTACGCTGAGTAGTGAGCCGATCGAGCGGATCGCCGCTGCCGGTGGGGCGGTGTGGTTCCAGATCTACTGGCTGCGTGACCGTGGCCTCGTCGCCGACCTGCTGGACCGCGCGCACGCCGCCGGGTGCACCGCGTTGGCCGTCACGGTTGACGTGCCGATCCTCGGCCGGCGGCTTCGGGACGTCCGCAACGCGTTCGCCATCCCACCGCACGTGGTCGCGGCGAACCTGCCTACCGGCCGGGACAACCTCGCGCACGCCGCCACGCCCGGCGTCTCCGCCGTCGCCGCGCACACGGGAGCGGTCTTCGCCCCGGCGCTGAGCTGGACGGATCTGGATTGGATTCGGGCGCGTACCGCGTTGCCGCTGGTGGTGAAGGGTGTACTCGATCCGCGCGACGCGGCCCTCGCGGCGGACGCCGGCGCGGATGCCGTGATCGTCTCCAACCATGGTGGACGGCAGCTCGACGGCGCACCGGCCAGCGCGGTCGTGCTCCCCGAGGTGGTCGAGGCGGTGGGGGACCGGTGCGAGGTGCTGCTGGACAGCGGCATCCGCAGTGGGACGGACGTGCTGCGGGCCCTGGCCCTCGGCGCGCACGGCGTGTTGGTGGGCCGGCCGATGCTGTGGGCCCTGGCCGCCGGGGGCCGGGCCGGGGCGGAGTCGGCGCTGTCCCTGCTCGCCGGGGAGTTCCGCGACGCCCTGACGCTCGCCGGCTGCGCCGACCCGGCCGCCGCCCGCGAGCTGCGGACCGTCCGGGCGGACTGA
- a CDS encoding PLP-dependent aminotransferase family protein: MTADLFLADLHPAVDDPALNSMNFLNEVAQHYPDAVSLAAGRPYEEFFDVADLHRYLDRFCRHLADDLGQSREQMHRTLFQYGRTKGIVHHLVARNLAIDEGIAVDEEAVVVTVGCQEAMFLVLRALRSSPRDVLLAVAPTYVGLTGAARLLDLPVRPVASGPAGVDLADLRAQVHRARAEGLRPRACYVMPDFANPSGVSLTVADRRRLLDLAAEEDLLLVEDNPYGLFPAGDGERPPTLKALDTARRVVYLGSFAKTVLPGARVGYVVADQRVAASDGTVGLLADQLAKIKSMVTVNTSALAQAVVGGALLEHGCSLVEATARERAGYARNLRHLVAGLARRFGSDSPVRWNVPAGGFFLVLTVPFVVDDALLHRSAREYGLLWTPMAHFYDDRVPVDTLRLSISAVTPAQIDLGLDRLAALVADELARGGAGASTN; the protein is encoded by the coding sequence GTGACCGCCGACCTGTTCCTGGCCGACCTGCATCCGGCGGTCGACGACCCGGCGTTGAATTCGATGAATTTCCTCAACGAGGTGGCCCAGCATTACCCGGACGCGGTGTCGCTGGCCGCTGGTCGCCCGTACGAGGAGTTCTTCGACGTCGCGGATCTGCACCGGTATCTGGACCGGTTCTGTCGGCACCTCGCCGACGATCTCGGACAGAGCCGGGAACAGATGCACCGGACGCTGTTCCAATACGGGCGCACCAAAGGCATCGTGCATCACCTGGTGGCCCGCAACCTCGCCATCGACGAGGGGATCGCCGTCGACGAGGAAGCGGTCGTGGTGACCGTCGGCTGCCAGGAGGCGATGTTCCTGGTCCTGCGGGCACTGCGGTCCTCGCCTCGGGACGTTCTGCTCGCCGTGGCGCCCACGTACGTGGGGCTCACCGGCGCGGCCCGCCTGCTGGACCTGCCGGTGCGGCCGGTCGCCAGCGGACCGGCCGGGGTGGACCTGGCGGACCTGCGCGCCCAGGTGCACCGGGCCCGGGCCGAGGGCCTGCGCCCGCGCGCCTGTTACGTGATGCCGGACTTCGCCAACCCGTCCGGGGTGAGCCTTACCGTCGCTGATCGGCGACGGCTACTCGACCTGGCCGCCGAGGAAGACCTGCTGCTCGTCGAGGACAACCCGTACGGACTCTTCCCCGCTGGCGACGGCGAGCGTCCACCCACCCTGAAGGCGTTGGACACCGCACGACGGGTGGTCTACCTTGGCTCGTTCGCCAAGACGGTGCTGCCCGGTGCCCGGGTCGGCTACGTGGTCGCGGACCAGCGGGTGGCCGCGTCGGACGGCACTGTCGGCCTGCTCGCCGACCAGCTCGCCAAGATCAAGAGCATGGTCACGGTGAACACCTCGGCGCTTGCCCAGGCGGTGGTCGGCGGTGCGCTGCTGGAGCACGGCTGCAGCCTGGTGGAGGCCACGGCGCGGGAGCGGGCCGGATATGCCCGGAATCTACGCCATCTGGTCGCCGGCCTGGCCCGGCGCTTCGGCTCCGACTCGCCGGTACGGTGGAACGTCCCGGCCGGCGGCTTCTTCCTGGTGCTCACGGTGCCCTTCGTCGTCGACGACGCCTTGCTGCACCGTTCGGCCCGTGAGTACGGGTTGCTGTGGACGCCGATGGCGCACTTCTACGACGATCGCGTTCCGGTCGACACGCTACGCCTGTCGATCAGCGCGGTCACGCCGGCCCAGATCGACCTGGGCCTGGACCGACTCGCCGCCTTGGTCGCCGACGAACTCGCCCGGGGCGGCGCGGGAGCGTCGACGAACTGA
- a CDS encoding aromatic ring-hydroxylating dioxygenase subunit alpha: MLRREENERITRSGPGTPLGRLMRAYWQPAALVSELDPQRQVKPVRLLGEDLVLFTRADGGWALVSRFCAHRGVDLAYGRHEDGGLRCLYHGWLYGPDGRCLEQPAEPAHSTFASKVRIPSYPCVERNGVVFAYLGEGDPPPLPHYDCFQAPDEYTFAFKGLWECNWLQGVEGGIDPSHVSFLHRFIDSDPRDVYGQQFSEEVAGTGQKLSKLVGDAYRPDIEVEQAEHGLRVYALRQLTDEIRHVRITNLVFPNAFVVPFGNSKVFCQWHVPIDDYHHYWYMIFYDFAEPTDKEALLAQRLAEVSLPDYRPLRNRANNWGFDPAEQRDLTYTGMGLDINVHDQWAVESMGPIQDRTVERLGVSDRAVTANRRLLLRAIDAVEAGNPLPARPADDTAAAALTGPLAVDTIAPTDGWEQTWRDREAQRRADSPWAATAARSAVADA, encoded by the coding sequence ATGCTGCGCCGCGAGGAGAACGAGCGGATCACCCGCTCCGGGCCGGGCACCCCACTCGGCCGGCTGATGCGGGCGTACTGGCAGCCGGCCGCCTTGGTCTCGGAGCTGGACCCACAGCGGCAGGTCAAGCCGGTCCGGCTGCTCGGCGAGGACCTGGTGTTGTTCACACGCGCCGACGGCGGCTGGGCCCTGGTCAGCCGGTTCTGCGCCCACCGGGGCGTCGACCTGGCGTACGGCCGGCACGAGGACGGCGGGCTTCGCTGCCTCTACCACGGCTGGCTGTACGGCCCGGACGGGCGCTGCCTGGAGCAGCCGGCGGAGCCGGCGCACAGCACCTTCGCCAGCAAGGTCCGCATCCCCAGCTACCCGTGCGTCGAGCGCAACGGCGTCGTCTTCGCCTACCTCGGCGAGGGCGACCCGCCGCCGCTGCCGCACTACGACTGCTTCCAGGCCCCCGACGAATACACCTTCGCCTTCAAAGGACTGTGGGAGTGCAACTGGCTGCAGGGCGTCGAGGGCGGCATCGACCCCAGCCACGTCTCCTTCCTGCACCGGTTCATCGACTCGGACCCCCGGGACGTCTACGGGCAGCAGTTCAGCGAGGAGGTCGCCGGCACCGGGCAGAAGCTGTCCAAACTGGTCGGCGACGCCTACCGGCCGGACATCGAGGTCGAACAGGCCGAACACGGCCTGCGGGTGTACGCGTTGCGGCAGCTCACTGACGAGATCCGGCACGTACGCATCACGAACCTGGTCTTCCCCAACGCGTTCGTGGTGCCCTTCGGCAACAGCAAGGTCTTCTGCCAGTGGCACGTGCCGATCGACGATTACCACCACTACTGGTACATGATCTTCTACGACTTCGCCGAGCCGACCGACAAGGAGGCGCTGCTCGCCCAGCGGCTCGCCGAGGTCTCCCTGCCCGACTACCGGCCGCTACGCAACCGGGCCAACAACTGGGGCTTCGACCCGGCCGAACAGCGCGACCTGACCTACACCGGGATGGGTCTGGACATCAACGTCCACGACCAGTGGGCGGTGGAGAGCATGGGCCCGATCCAGGACCGGACCGTCGAGCGGCTCGGCGTCTCCGACCGGGCGGTCACCGCCAACCGCCGGCTGCTGCTGCGCGCGATCGACGCCGTCGAAGCCGGCAACCCGCTGCCGGCCCGCCCCGCCGACGACACCGCCGCCGCCGCGCTGACCGGCCCGCTCGCCGTCGACACCATCGCCCCGACCGACGGCTGGGAACAGACCTGGCGCGACCGGGAGGCGCAGCGCCGGGCCGACTCCCCGTGGGCCGCCACCGCGGCGCGGTCGGCGGTCGCCGATGCGTAG
- a CDS encoding glutamine synthetase family protein has protein sequence MRSVDERAVADGGDGHRALPMLAADRGGFIDRHQLWTDAQYAAAGQLRRVVDELGIELIRFSFADQHGVLRGKTLTRTAASAALRSGVTAPSSLLLKDPSGASVFPVFAADPQVPVTGFAGAGDIVLVPDPTTFRVLPWAQRTGWVLCDLRLPDGSSVPFCSRSLLRGQLDRLAAAGYRMTVGVELEFHVFAADGPADGGLDADQVGRPTAPGRPSGTRPLSRGAQLLHEDGLDRADEIVQLLHHGLTRLDLPLRSLELEFGPSQFEITMSAGDAADAADQVLLARSAIRQICRRHGYHATFMSRPAGAETASTGWHLHQSLRAVDSGAAVFDPTAPGEALSPLAGHYLAGLLEHAGAAAAFATPTVNGYKRYLPFSLAPDRVVWGIDNKGAMVRAVGAGSDTGVRLENRCGEPAANPYLYIASQLVSGLDGIERQLAPPPAVEDPYAADAPRLPASLAEAVTALAADPAFAAALGDPVISWYLTLKRREFARYLAYVSDWEQREYFDLI, from the coding sequence ATGCGTAGCGTCGACGAACGCGCCGTCGCCGACGGCGGCGACGGTCACCGGGCGCTACCGATGCTCGCCGCCGACCGGGGTGGCTTCATCGACCGCCACCAGCTGTGGACCGACGCCCAGTACGCCGCCGCCGGCCAACTACGCCGCGTCGTCGACGAACTCGGCATCGAGCTGATCCGGTTCTCCTTCGCCGACCAGCACGGCGTGCTGCGCGGCAAGACGCTGACCCGTACGGCCGCCAGCGCCGCGCTGCGGTCGGGGGTGACCGCCCCGTCGTCGCTGCTGCTCAAGGACCCGTCCGGGGCGTCGGTGTTCCCGGTCTTCGCCGCCGACCCGCAGGTTCCGGTGACCGGGTTCGCCGGAGCCGGCGACATCGTGCTGGTGCCGGACCCGACCACGTTCCGGGTGTTGCCGTGGGCGCAGCGGACCGGCTGGGTGCTGTGCGACCTGCGGCTACCCGACGGCTCGTCGGTGCCGTTCTGCAGCCGGAGCCTGCTGCGCGGCCAACTCGACCGGCTCGCCGCCGCCGGATACCGGATGACCGTCGGCGTCGAGCTGGAGTTCCACGTCTTCGCCGCCGACGGTCCCGCCGACGGCGGCCTCGACGCCGACCAGGTGGGCCGCCCCACCGCGCCCGGCCGGCCCAGCGGCACCCGACCGCTGAGCCGGGGCGCGCAGCTGCTGCACGAGGACGGCCTGGACCGCGCCGACGAGATCGTCCAGCTGCTGCACCACGGCCTGACCCGGCTCGACCTGCCGCTGCGCAGCCTCGAACTGGAGTTCGGGCCGAGCCAGTTCGAGATCACCATGAGCGCCGGGGACGCGGCGGACGCCGCCGACCAGGTGCTGCTGGCCCGCTCGGCGATCCGGCAGATCTGTCGGCGGCACGGCTACCACGCCACCTTCATGTCCCGGCCGGCCGGAGCCGAGACCGCCTCCACCGGCTGGCACCTGCACCAGTCGCTGCGCGCGGTCGACTCCGGCGCGGCGGTCTTCGACCCGACCGCGCCCGGCGAGGCGCTCTCCCCGCTGGCCGGGCATTACCTGGCCGGACTGCTGGAACACGCCGGGGCGGCGGCCGCGTTCGCCACCCCGACGGTCAACGGCTACAAGCGCTACCTGCCGTTCTCGCTCGCCCCGGACCGGGTGGTGTGGGGGATCGACAACAAAGGGGCCATGGTGCGGGCCGTCGGTGCCGGCTCCGACACTGGCGTACGGCTGGAGAACCGCTGCGGCGAGCCGGCCGCCAACCCGTACCTCTACATCGCGTCGCAGCTGGTCAGCGGCCTGGACGGGATCGAGCGGCAGCTCGCTCCGCCACCAGCGGTGGAGGATCCGTACGCCGCCGACGCGCCCCGGCTGCCGGCCTCGCTGGCCGAGGCGGTGACCGCGTTGGCCGCCGATCCGGCGTTCGCCGCCGCCCTCGGCGACCCGGTGATCTCCTGGTACCTGACCCTCAAACGCCGTGAGTTCGCCCGCTACCTCGCGTACGTCTCCGACTGGGAGCAGCGCGAGTACTTCGACCTGATCTGA
- a CDS encoding aldehyde dehydrogenase family protein codes for MPSSVAPLADLEPYHVDGEWIVPGERTLIEVRDPSDGTVISRVAQATAADVDAAVAAAARAYADRRWSGLAPLERTRVLHRLADLIEAHLEELAVLETRDNGKPIERSRADTGASARAFRHFAGATSRLTGTVVPIDGGGHHVYTVLEPVGVAALILPWNFPIMTGSFKIAPALAAGCPIVVKPAEQTPLTMLRLAALAAEAGVPPGVFNVLTGDGEVGAALVAHPGVAKVSFTGSTEVGRVVMAGAAPTMKRLTLELGGKSPNIVFADADLDAAVLTAMRASFGHSGQMCTAGSRLLVQRSILDEMTERLAEATRRVPVGNGLDGGVTVGPLVSEEQRQQVLSYIETGIREGATVAVGGGVPDRPGYFVEPTLFTGVRNDMVIAREEIFGPVTGVIAFDDEDEAVAIGNDTAYGLAAGVWTRDLSRAHRMAAALRVGTVWVNTYNIFDPALSFGGVGDSGLGRDLGDDALHSYCERKGVVVAL; via the coding sequence ATGCCGTCATCCGTCGCCCCGCTGGCCGACCTGGAGCCGTACCACGTCGACGGCGAGTGGATCGTGCCGGGGGAGCGCACCCTGATCGAGGTACGGGACCCGTCGGACGGCACGGTGATCAGCCGGGTCGCCCAGGCGACCGCCGCCGACGTGGACGCCGCCGTGGCCGCCGCCGCTCGGGCGTACGCCGACCGGCGCTGGAGCGGACTGGCCCCGCTGGAACGCACCCGGGTGCTGCACCGGCTGGCCGACCTGATCGAGGCGCATCTCGAAGAGCTGGCGGTGCTGGAGACCCGCGACAACGGCAAACCGATCGAACGATCCCGCGCCGACACCGGCGCGTCGGCCCGCGCCTTCCGACACTTCGCCGGGGCCACCAGCCGACTGACCGGCACTGTCGTGCCGATCGACGGCGGCGGCCACCACGTCTACACCGTACTGGAACCGGTCGGGGTGGCGGCGCTGATCCTGCCGTGGAACTTCCCGATCATGACCGGCAGCTTCAAGATCGCCCCGGCGTTGGCCGCCGGCTGTCCCATCGTGGTCAAGCCGGCCGAGCAGACCCCGCTGACCATGCTGCGGCTGGCCGCGCTGGCCGCCGAGGCCGGCGTACCACCGGGGGTGTTCAACGTGCTGACCGGGGACGGCGAGGTCGGCGCGGCGCTGGTGGCCCACCCCGGCGTGGCGAAGGTGTCGTTCACCGGCTCGACCGAGGTGGGCCGGGTGGTGATGGCCGGTGCGGCACCTACGATGAAGCGGCTCACCCTGGAGTTGGGCGGCAAGAGCCCGAACATCGTCTTCGCCGATGCCGATCTCGACGCCGCCGTGCTGACCGCGATGCGGGCGTCGTTCGGCCACTCCGGGCAGATGTGCACCGCCGGCAGCCGGCTGCTGGTGCAGCGTTCCATCCTGGACGAGATGACCGAACGGCTGGCCGAGGCGACCCGCCGGGTGCCGGTCGGCAACGGACTCGACGGCGGTGTGACCGTCGGCCCGCTGGTCTCCGAGGAGCAGCGGCAACAGGTGCTGTCCTACATCGAAACCGGCATCCGGGAGGGCGCGACGGTCGCCGTCGGCGGCGGTGTGCCGGACCGGCCGGGCTACTTCGTCGAACCGACCCTGTTCACCGGGGTCCGCAACGACATGGTCATCGCCCGGGAGGAGATCTTCGGGCCGGTGACCGGCGTGATCGCCTTCGACGACGAGGACGAGGCGGTCGCGATCGGCAACGACACGGCGTACGGGCTGGCGGCCGGGGTGTGGACCCGGGACCTGTCCCGCGCCCACCGGATGGCCGCCGCGCTGCGGGTCGGCACGGTCTGGGTCAACACCTACAACATCTTCGACCCGGCGTTGTCCTTCGGCGGGGTCGGTGACTCCGGTCTGGGTCGGGACCTGGGCGACGACGCCCTGCACTCGTACTGCGAACGCAAGGGCGTCGTGGTCGCGCTCTGA